In Burkholderia gladioli, a genomic segment contains:
- a CDS encoding XylR family transcriptional regulator: MQRASSDSPQPARAHRIALLFNANKVYDRELITGIGDYMRSTRVSWDLFLEDDFRCRVQGIERFDGDGIIADFDDPAVDAALRGCRLPVVAVGSSYEDAAHYPPSLPYVATDNGQLVALAYTHLIEAGLEHFAMYSLPPADENRWAQQRELVYTRLRRHDVPDVPIEAEIYRGLSTSAPTWHHATRQLTDWLRALPKPVGVIAVTDARARHLLQACVAAGLAVPEEIAIIGIDNDPLTRTLSRIPLSSVIQGTVEMGRTAAHLLHQMLGGARFGGRQILVPPVGINVLASTRHQPLASPYVMRARHFIRQYACQGIRTEQVADYVGVSRSSLEEHFRRELRCTVHQEILRHKLDAAKQLLATRELATAEVAVRCGFTSPQYMYAVFRRELDCTPREYQERTMTGGHA, encoded by the coding sequence ATGCAACGTGCTTCGTCCGATTCGCCGCAACCGGCGCGCGCGCATCGCATCGCGCTGCTGTTCAATGCGAACAAGGTGTACGACCGCGAGCTGATCACCGGGATCGGCGACTACATGCGCTCCACGCGGGTGAGCTGGGACCTGTTCCTCGAGGACGATTTCCGCTGCCGCGTGCAGGGCATCGAGCGCTTCGACGGCGACGGCATCATCGCCGACTTCGACGACCCGGCGGTGGACGCGGCTTTGCGCGGCTGCCGCCTGCCGGTGGTGGCGGTGGGCTCGTCCTACGAGGACGCGGCGCACTACCCGCCCAGCCTGCCCTACGTGGCGACCGACAACGGCCAGCTGGTGGCGCTGGCCTACACGCACCTGATCGAGGCCGGGCTGGAGCATTTCGCGATGTACAGCCTGCCGCCCGCCGACGAAAACCGCTGGGCCCAGCAGCGCGAGCTGGTCTACACGCGGCTGCGCCGCCACGACGTGCCCGACGTGCCGATCGAGGCCGAGATCTATCGCGGCCTGTCGACCAGCGCGCCGACCTGGCATCACGCCACGCGCCAGTTGACCGACTGGCTGCGCGCGCTGCCCAAGCCGGTCGGCGTGATCGCGGTGACCGACGCGCGCGCGCGGCACCTGCTGCAGGCCTGCGTGGCGGCCGGGCTGGCGGTGCCCGAGGAGATCGCCATCATCGGCATCGACAACGATCCGCTCACGCGCACGCTCAGCCGCATCCCGCTGTCCTCGGTGATCCAGGGCACGGTGGAGATGGGCCGCACCGCCGCCCACCTGCTGCACCAGATGCTCGGCGGCGCGCGCTTCGGCGGCCGGCAGATCCTGGTGCCGCCGGTCGGCATCAACGTGCTGGCCTCGACGCGCCACCAGCCGCTGGCCAGCCCCTACGTGATGCGCGCGCGCCATTTCATCCGCCAGTACGCCTGCCAGGGCATCCGCACCGAGCAGGTGGCCGACTATGTGGGCGTGTCGCGCTCCTCGCTGGAGGAGCATTTCCGCCGCGAGCTGCGCTGCACCGTGCACCAGGAGATCCTGCGCCACAAGCTCGACGCGGCCAAGCAACTGCTGGCCACGCGCGAGCTGGCCACCGCCGAGGTGGCGGTGCGCTGCGGCTTCACCTCGCCGCAATACATGTACGCCGTGTTTCGTCGCGAACTCGACTGCACGCCGCGCGAATACCAGGAACGCACCATGACGGGAGGTCATGCTTGA
- a CDS encoding aldehyde dehydrogenase family protein, giving the protein MQRIEHSYINGEFVVPHGEEWFDLVDPSSGQVNGQLRLGDEEDARRAIAAAAAAFPAWSRTTRQERLAALRRIHTQLVAREDELLEAVVGEYGAPSSRARWMARYPAQTVQQAIETLEAYPFEEQAGAARVVMTPVGVAALITPWNSNAGFICNKLATALAAGCTAVIKPSEMSGWQTRVVIEALHAAELPAGVFNIVNGRGEVVGETFARDPRVAKISFTGSSAVGQHLVEAGAEGMKRVTLELGGKSPTIVLDDADFAEVMPLVLQAGFMNSGQACVAGTRILVPRARLAEFEQLAAAAVAGIKSGNPHEADTEIGPMVSRKQWERVQGYIRLGGQEGARLLAGGEGRPDGLEAGWYVKPTLFSGVNNAMRIAREEIFGPVLSILAYEDEEDAIAIANDTRYGLSALVLGKDRERCERVALRIDSGRVLVNTLNHEPRAPFGGFKHSGLGREMGKWGIAAYLEPKTLLVG; this is encoded by the coding sequence ATGCAAAGGATCGAGCACAGCTACATCAATGGCGAATTCGTGGTGCCCCATGGCGAGGAATGGTTCGACCTGGTCGACCCGAGCAGCGGGCAGGTGAATGGGCAACTGCGCCTTGGCGACGAGGAGGACGCGCGCCGCGCGATCGCCGCGGCCGCCGCGGCCTTCCCGGCCTGGTCGCGCACCACGCGGCAGGAGCGGCTGGCCGCGCTGCGTCGCATCCACACGCAACTGGTGGCGCGCGAGGACGAACTGCTGGAGGCGGTGGTCGGCGAATACGGCGCGCCCTCGTCGCGGGCGCGCTGGATGGCCCGGTACCCGGCGCAGACGGTCCAGCAGGCGATCGAGACGCTGGAGGCCTATCCGTTCGAGGAGCAGGCCGGCGCGGCACGCGTGGTGATGACGCCGGTGGGCGTGGCCGCGCTGATCACGCCCTGGAACAGCAATGCCGGTTTCATCTGCAACAAGCTCGCCACCGCGCTGGCAGCCGGCTGCACGGCGGTGATCAAGCCCAGCGAGATGAGCGGCTGGCAAACCCGCGTGGTGATCGAGGCGCTGCACGCGGCCGAGCTGCCGGCGGGCGTGTTCAACATCGTCAACGGTCGCGGCGAGGTGGTCGGCGAGACCTTCGCGCGCGATCCGCGCGTCGCCAAGATCTCCTTCACGGGTTCGTCGGCGGTCGGCCAGCACTTGGTGGAGGCCGGCGCGGAAGGCATGAAGCGCGTCACGCTGGAGCTGGGCGGCAAGTCGCCCACCATCGTGCTCGACGATGCCGATTTCGCCGAGGTGATGCCGCTGGTGCTGCAGGCCGGCTTCATGAACAGCGGCCAGGCCTGCGTGGCCGGCACGCGGATCCTGGTGCCGCGCGCGCGGCTCGCCGAGTTCGAGCAACTGGCCGCGGCGGCCGTGGCGGGCATCAAGTCAGGCAACCCGCACGAGGCCGATACCGAGATTGGGCCGATGGTGAGCCGCAAGCAATGGGAGCGCGTGCAGGGCTACATCAGGCTCGGCGGCCAGGAGGGCGCGCGCCTGCTGGCGGGCGGCGAGGGTCGCCCCGACGGGCTGGAGGCGGGCTGGTACGTGAAGCCGACGCTGTTCTCGGGCGTGAACAACGCGATGCGCATCGCGCGCGAGGAGATCTTCGGGCCGGTGCTGTCGATCCTCGCCTACGAGGACGAGGAGGACGCGATCGCGATCGCCAACGACACGCGCTACGGCCTGAGCGCGCTGGTGCTCGGCAAGGATCGCGAGCGCTGCGAGCGGGTGGCGCTGCGCATCGACTCGGGCCGGGTGCTGGTCAACACGCTGAACCACGAGCCGCGCGCGCCGTTCGGCGGCTTCAAGCATTCGGGGCTCGGCCGCGAAATGGGCAAGTGGGGGATCGCCGCCTACCTGGAGCCGAAGACGCTGCTGGTGGGATGA
- the alaS gene encoding alanine--tRNA ligase has protein sequence MKAAEIREKFLKFFESKGHTIVRSSSLVPGNDPTLLFTNSGMVQFKDVFLGTESRPYSRATTSQRSVRAGGKHNDLENVGYTARHHTFFEMLGNFSFGDYFKKDAIHYSWELLTSVYGLPKEKLWVTVYHDDDEAYDIWAKEVGVPTERIIRIGDNKGARYASDNFWQMGDTGPCGPCSEIFYDHGPDVWGGPPGSPEEDGDRYIEIWNLVFMQFNRDAQGNMTRLPKPSIDTGMGLERIAAVLQHVHSNYEIDLFQNLIKAAARETGVADLTNNSLKVIADHIRACSFLIVDGVIPGNEGRGYVLRRIVRRAIRHGYKLGRKGAFFHKLVADLVAEMGGAYPELKEAEGRVTDVLRQEEERFLETIEHGMTILDAALAELDAKGAKQLDGELAFKLHDTYGFPLDLTADVCRERGMTVDEPAFDDAMARQREQARAAGKFKATQGLEYSGAKTTFHGYEDIAFDDAKIVALYVGGTAVQQAQAGEQAVVVLDHTPFYAESGGQVGDQGVLANAATRFAVEDTLKVQADVIGHHGTVEQGTLKVGDTLRAEIDAARRARTERNHSVTHLMHKALREVLGSHVQQKGSLVDADKTRFDFAHNAPMSDDEIRRVEAIVNAEILANSPGIVSNMSYDDAVKGGAMALFGEKYGDEVRVLDLGFSRELCGGTHVRRTGDIGFFKIVMEGGVAAGIRRVEAITGDNALRYVQELDARLNTAASMLKAQPAELTQRIGQVQDQVKSLEKELAALKSKLASSQGDELAQQAVDVKGVQVLAATLDGADSKTLRETVDKLKDKLKHAAVVLAAVEGGKVSLIAGVTAEASKQVKAGELVNFVAQQVGGKGGGRPDMAQAGGTEPANLPAALAGVQAWVASKL, from the coding sequence ATGAAAGCCGCCGAAATCCGCGAGAAATTCCTCAAGTTCTTCGAATCGAAGGGTCATACGATCGTCCGTTCGTCGAGCCTCGTCCCGGGCAACGACCCGACCCTGCTGTTCACCAATTCGGGCATGGTGCAGTTCAAGGACGTGTTCCTCGGCACCGAATCGCGCCCGTACTCGCGCGCGACCACCTCGCAGCGCAGCGTGCGCGCGGGCGGCAAGCACAACGATCTCGAGAACGTCGGCTACACCGCGCGCCATCACACCTTCTTCGAGATGCTGGGCAACTTCTCGTTCGGCGACTACTTCAAGAAGGACGCGATCCACTACAGCTGGGAATTGCTGACGAGCGTCTACGGCCTGCCCAAGGAAAAGCTGTGGGTCACCGTCTACCACGACGATGACGAGGCCTACGACATCTGGGCCAAGGAAGTGGGCGTGCCGACCGAGCGCATCATCCGCATCGGCGACAACAAGGGCGCGCGCTACGCCTCGGACAACTTCTGGCAGATGGGCGACACCGGCCCCTGCGGCCCCTGCTCGGAAATCTTCTACGACCACGGCCCGGACGTCTGGGGCGGCCCGCCGGGATCCCCCGAGGAAGACGGCGACCGCTACATCGAGATCTGGAATCTCGTGTTCATGCAGTTCAACCGCGACGCGCAAGGCAACATGACGCGTCTGCCGAAGCCGTCGATCGACACCGGCATGGGCCTGGAGCGGATCGCGGCGGTGCTGCAGCACGTGCACAGCAACTACGAAATCGACCTGTTCCAGAACCTGATCAAGGCCGCCGCGCGCGAGACGGGCGTGGCCGACCTGACGAACAACTCGCTGAAGGTGATCGCCGATCACATCCGCGCCTGCTCGTTCCTGATCGTCGACGGCGTGATCCCGGGCAACGAGGGCCGCGGCTACGTGCTGCGCCGCATCGTGCGCCGCGCAATCCGCCACGGCTACAAGCTGGGCCGCAAGGGTGCCTTCTTCCACAAGCTGGTGGCCGACCTGGTGGCCGAGATGGGCGGCGCCTATCCGGAACTGAAGGAAGCCGAAGGCCGCGTGACCGATGTGCTGCGCCAGGAAGAGGAGCGCTTCCTCGAGACCATCGAGCACGGCATGACGATCCTCGACGCGGCGCTGGCCGAGCTCGACGCCAAGGGCGCCAAGCAGCTCGACGGCGAACTGGCGTTCAAGCTGCACGACACGTATGGTTTCCCGCTGGACCTGACGGCCGACGTCTGCCGCGAGCGCGGCATGACGGTCGACGAGCCGGCCTTCGACGACGCCATGGCGCGCCAGCGCGAGCAGGCGCGCGCGGCCGGCAAGTTCAAGGCCACCCAGGGCCTCGAATACTCGGGCGCCAAGACCACCTTCCACGGCTACGAGGACATCGCCTTCGACGACGCGAAGATCGTCGCGCTCTACGTGGGCGGCACGGCCGTCCAGCAGGCGCAGGCCGGCGAGCAGGCGGTGGTGGTGCTGGACCACACGCCGTTCTACGCCGAATCGGGCGGCCAGGTCGGCGACCAGGGCGTGCTGGCCAACGCGGCCACGCGTTTCGCGGTCGAGGACACGCTGAAGGTGCAGGCCGATGTGATCGGCCATCACGGCACGGTCGAGCAGGGCACGCTGAAGGTGGGCGACACGCTGCGCGCCGAGATCGACGCCGCGCGCCGCGCCCGCACCGAGCGCAACCACTCGGTCACCCACCTGATGCACAAGGCGCTGCGCGAGGTGCTGGGCAGCCACGTGCAGCAGAAGGGCTCGCTGGTCGACGCCGACAAGACGCGTTTCGACTTCGCGCACAACGCGCCGATGAGCGACGACGAGATCCGCCGTGTCGAGGCGATCGTCAACGCCGAGATCCTCGCCAACTCCCCGGGCATCGTCAGCAACATGTCCTACGACGACGCGGTGAAGGGCGGCGCGATGGCGCTGTTCGGCGAGAAGTACGGTGATGAAGTGCGCGTGCTCGACCTGGGCTTCTCGCGCGAACTCTGCGGCGGCACCCACGTGCGCCGCACCGGCGACATCGGCTTCTTCAAGATCGTGATGGAAGGCGGCGTGGCCGCCGGCATCCGCCGCGTCGAGGCGATCACCGGCGACAACGCCCTGCGCTACGTGCAGGAGCTCGACGCGCGCCTGAACACGGCCGCCTCGATGCTCAAGGCGCAGCCGGCGGAACTGACCCAGCGCATCGGTCAGGTGCAGGACCAGGTCAAGTCGCTCGAGAAGGAGCTGGCCGCGCTGAAGTCGAAGCTGGCCTCCAGCCAGGGCGACGAGCTTGCGCAGCAGGCCGTCGACGTCAAGGGCGTGCAGGTGCTGGCCGCCACGCTGGACGGCGCCGATTCGAAGACGCTGCGCGAAACCGTCGACAAGCTCAAGGACAAGCTCAAGCACGCGGCCGTGGTGCTGGCCGCGGTGGAAGGCGGCAAGGTCAGCCTGATCGCCGGCGTGACGGCCGAGGCGAGCAAGCAGGTCAAGGCCGGCGAACTCGTCAACTTCGTGGCCCAGCAGGTGGGCGGCAAGGGCGGCGGCCGGCCGGACATGGCCCAGGCCGGCGGCACCGAGCCGGCGAACCTGCCGGCCGCGCTGGCGGGCGTGCAGGCCTGGGTGGCCTCGAAGCTCTGA
- a CDS encoding aldose epimerase family protein, translating to MSAIESQRAYAPDARGLTERPWGRLPGGDAVRLFTLRNAHGMRVAISELGATLVSWQAPDRAGRLGEILLRHDTPAEYLASNAYFGALVGRCANRIAEARFSLDGIDYPLDRNDGAQCLHGGFSGFHRALWEAEPREDALLMRLASPEGEGGFPGNLEVCVRYALDDHGTLSIGYEARADAATPLYLTSHPYFNLSGRPHGDIGGHVLSIDADRYLEVDARLIPQREAGVAGTAFDFRHAAPLGARLGWPHAQLALAGGFDHCFVLRPAETDEQGAPRVREVARVYEPGSGRELSVLTDQPGLQLYTGNGLSGAFARHGALCLEASAFPNQINSPRAEAVVLRPGQVYRQDTRYRVTIAP from the coding sequence TTGAGCGCGATCGAATCGCAACGAGCCTATGCGCCGGATGCGCGTGGCCTGACGGAACGCCCCTGGGGCCGGCTGCCCGGCGGCGACGCGGTGCGCCTGTTTACGCTGCGCAACGCGCACGGCATGCGCGTGGCGATCAGCGAGCTGGGCGCCACCTTGGTGTCCTGGCAGGCGCCCGACCGCGCCGGCCGGCTCGGCGAGATCCTGCTCAGGCACGACACGCCGGCCGAGTACCTGGCCTCGAACGCCTATTTCGGCGCGCTGGTGGGGCGCTGCGCGAACCGCATCGCCGAGGCGCGCTTCTCGCTCGACGGCATTGACTACCCGCTCGACCGCAACGACGGCGCGCAGTGCCTGCACGGCGGGTTCAGCGGCTTTCATCGGGCCTTGTGGGAAGCCGAGCCGCGCGAGGATGCGCTGCTGATGCGGCTCGCCTCGCCGGAAGGCGAAGGCGGCTTTCCCGGCAACCTGGAGGTGTGCGTGCGCTACGCGCTCGACGACCACGGCACGCTGTCGATCGGCTACGAGGCGCGCGCCGACGCAGCCACCCCGCTCTACCTGACCAGCCATCCCTATTTCAACCTGAGCGGGCGGCCGCACGGCGATATCGGCGGGCATGTGCTGAGCATCGACGCCGATCGCTACCTGGAGGTCGATGCGCGCCTGATCCCGCAGCGCGAGGCCGGCGTGGCCGGCACCGCCTTCGATTTCCGCCACGCCGCGCCGCTCGGCGCGCGGCTCGGCTGGCCGCATGCGCAGCTCGCGCTGGCGGGCGGCTTCGATCACTGCTTCGTGCTGCGCCCCGCCGAGACCGACGAGCAGGGCGCGCCGCGCGTGCGCGAGGTGGCGCGCGTCTACGAACCCGGCAGCGGCCGCGAGCTGAGCGTGCTGACCGACCAGCCGGGTTTGCAGCTCTACACCGGCAACGGGCTGTCGGGCGCGTTCGCGCGGCACGGCGCGCTGTGCCTGGAAGCCAGCGCGTTCCCGAACCAGATCAACTCGCCGCGGGCCGAGGCCGTGGTGCTGCGCCCCGGCCAGGTCTATCGGCAGGACACGCGCTATCGCGTGACGATCGCGCCATGA
- the xylF gene encoding D-xylose ABC transporter substrate-binding protein, with product MPLNRRRSVLASLVSGAVLAGLTLMAPLAHASKDHPEIGFCIDDLRVERWSRDRDYFVAAAEKLGAKVSVQSADASEERQISQIENLISRGVDVIVIVPFNSKALTNVVAEAKKAGIKVVSYDRLILDADVDAYISFDNEKVGELQAQGVLKVKPKGRYFLLGGAPTDNNAKMLRQGQMTVLKPAIDRGDVQVVGQQWVPEWSASTALGIMENALTANNNRIDAVVASNDGTAGGAIQALAAQHLAGKVPVSGQDADLAAVKRLVAGTQTMTVYKPLKLIASEAAKLAVTLAQGGKPAYNAQYDNGRKKVDTVLLQPTLLTKDNVDVVVKDGFYTQAQIGAQ from the coding sequence ATGCCCCTGAATCGCCGTCGTTCCGTTCTCGCTTCACTCGTTTCCGGCGCCGTGCTGGCCGGCCTGACGCTGATGGCGCCGCTGGCGCACGCCAGCAAGGATCACCCCGAAATCGGCTTCTGCATCGACGACCTGCGCGTCGAGCGCTGGTCGCGCGATCGCGACTACTTCGTGGCGGCCGCCGAGAAGCTCGGCGCGAAGGTATCGGTGCAGTCGGCCGACGCCAGCGAGGAGCGCCAGATCTCGCAGATCGAGAACCTGATCTCGCGCGGCGTGGACGTGATCGTGATCGTGCCGTTCAATTCGAAGGCGCTGACCAACGTGGTGGCCGAGGCGAAGAAGGCCGGCATCAAGGTGGTGTCCTACGACCGCCTGATCCTCGACGCGGACGTGGACGCCTACATCTCCTTCGATAACGAAAAGGTCGGCGAGCTGCAGGCGCAGGGCGTCCTCAAGGTCAAGCCGAAGGGCCGCTACTTCCTGCTCGGCGGCGCGCCCACCGACAACAACGCGAAGATGCTGCGCCAGGGGCAGATGACGGTGCTCAAGCCCGCCATCGACCGCGGCGACGTCCAGGTGGTGGGCCAGCAATGGGTGCCGGAATGGAGCGCCTCGACCGCGCTCGGCATCATGGAGAACGCGCTGACCGCCAACAACAACCGCATCGACGCGGTGGTGGCCTCCAACGACGGCACCGCCGGCGGCGCGATCCAGGCGCTGGCCGCCCAGCACCTGGCCGGCAAGGTGCCGGTCTCGGGCCAGGATGCCGACCTGGCCGCCGTCAAGCGCCTGGTGGCCGGCACCCAGACCATGACCGTCTACAAGCCGCTCAAGCTGATCGCGAGCGAGGCCGCCAAGCTGGCGGTGACGCTGGCCCAGGGCGGCAAGCCGGCCTACAACGCCCAGTACGACAACGGCCGCAAGAAGGTCGACACGGTGCTGCTGCAGCCCACCTTGCTGACGAAGGACAACGTCGACGTGGTGGTCAAGGACGGCTTCTACACCCAGGCGCAGATCGGCGCGCAGTAA
- the xylG gene encoding D-xylose ABC transporter ATP-binding protein — translation MSEPLLEMRGIVKSFGGVKALDGIDLVVRPGECVGLCGENGAGKSTLMKVLSGVYPSGTWDGEIRWEGKPLNAAGIRDTERAGIVIIHQELMLVPELSVAENLFLGNEITLPGGRMHYAAMYRRADELLAGLGIEGINVALPVMHYGGGHQQLIEIAKALNKRARLLILDEPSSSLTAAETRILLDIVRDLKARGIACVYISHKLDEVEAVCDTITVIRDGRHVSTQPMRTLSTDRIIAQMVGREIANLFPREPHPIGEVVLEAREVTCLDVNNPRRKRVDAVSFSVRRGEILGVAGLVGAGRTELMQAIFGCYPGASQAELRLDGKPLRIRAPLDAIRAGIAMVPEDRKRHGIVPQLSVGHNITLAVLQRYARFGRIDAAAEHDAIRVEMQRLSVRAAHPMLSIASLSGGNQQKAVLTRMLLTEPRVLILDEPTRGVDVGAKYEIYKLIGELAKRGMAIVMVSSELPEVLGISDRVLVIGDGELRGDFPNEGLTQEQILSAAIRPARSSTTSTEASPA, via the coding sequence ATGTCGGAACCCCTGCTGGAAATGCGCGGCATCGTGAAGAGCTTCGGCGGCGTGAAGGCGCTCGACGGCATCGACCTGGTGGTGCGCCCGGGCGAATGCGTCGGCTTGTGCGGCGAGAACGGCGCCGGCAAGTCGACGCTGATGAAGGTGCTCTCGGGCGTCTACCCGAGCGGCACCTGGGACGGCGAGATCCGCTGGGAAGGCAAGCCGCTCAACGCCGCCGGGATTCGCGACACCGAGCGCGCCGGCATCGTGATCATCCACCAGGAGCTGATGCTGGTGCCCGAGCTGTCGGTGGCCGAGAACCTGTTCCTCGGCAACGAGATCACGCTGCCGGGCGGGCGCATGCACTACGCGGCCATGTACCGGCGCGCCGACGAGCTGCTGGCCGGGCTCGGCATCGAGGGCATCAACGTGGCGCTGCCGGTGATGCATTACGGCGGCGGCCACCAGCAGCTGATCGAGATCGCCAAGGCGCTCAACAAGCGCGCGCGGCTGCTGATCCTCGACGAGCCTTCGTCCTCGCTGACCGCGGCCGAGACGCGCATCCTGCTCGACATCGTGCGCGACCTGAAGGCGCGCGGCATCGCTTGCGTCTACATCTCGCACAAGCTCGACGAGGTCGAGGCCGTGTGCGACACGATCACCGTGATCCGCGACGGCCGCCACGTCTCGACCCAGCCGATGCGCACGCTGTCGACCGATCGCATCATCGCGCAGATGGTGGGCCGCGAGATCGCCAACCTGTTCCCGCGCGAGCCGCATCCGATCGGCGAGGTGGTGCTGGAGGCGCGCGAGGTCACCTGCCTGGATGTCAACAACCCGCGCCGCAAGCGCGTCGATGCCGTGTCCTTCTCGGTGCGGCGCGGCGAGATCCTCGGCGTGGCGGGGCTGGTCGGCGCCGGGCGCACCGAGCTGATGCAGGCGATCTTCGGCTGCTACCCGGGCGCGAGCCAGGCCGAGCTGCGCCTGGACGGCAAGCCGCTCAGGATCCGCGCGCCGCTCGACGCGATCCGCGCCGGCATCGCGATGGTGCCCGAGGACCGCAAGCGCCACGGCATCGTCCCGCAGCTGAGCGTGGGCCACAACATCACGCTGGCCGTGCTGCAGCGCTACGCGCGCTTCGGCCGGATCGACGCGGCCGCCGAGCACGACGCGATCCGCGTCGAGATGCAGCGCCTGTCGGTGCGCGCGGCGCACCCGATGCTGTCGATCGCGAGCCTGTCGGGCGGCAACCAGCAGAAGGCCGTGCTCACGCGCATGTTGCTCACCGAGCCGCGCGTGCTGATCCTCGACGAGCCCACGCGCGGCGTCGACGTCGGCGCCAAGTACGAGATCTACAAGCTGATCGGCGAACTCGCCAAGCGCGGCATGGCGATCGTGATGGTCTCCTCCGAGCTGCCCGAGGTGCTGGGCATCTCCGATCGCGTGCTGGTGATCGGCGACGGCGAGCTGCGCGGCGATTTCCCCAACGAGGGCCTGACGCAGGAGCAGATCCTCAGCGCGGCGATCCGGCCCGCGCGCTCTTCCACGACTTCGACCGAGGCAAGCCCCGCATGA
- a CDS encoding LysR family transcriptional regulator has product MHRTGLTELEVVLAVARLASFRAASRELGMSTTAVSAAVAGLEARLKVRLFNRSTRSVALTDAGQRYVERVAPALAEIRRADEEAGTGPDVPSGTLRLNAPPETATMLVQPLLAEYLRRYPQVRVDVVSDLRLIDIVADGFDAGIRLAESVPQDMIAVPLTDEIRMRVVAAPGYLARHGTPREPAELVDHQLISMRLGRGIYHWELERAGQKFVANLPMRLVFSDSRAIRQATLAGLGLGFLSDWFVSEDLARGALVPVLDDWCQPFGGLRLYYPGRRFVPVRLRALIELVQERRANGLPVFSENWTAAPWEAG; this is encoded by the coding sequence ATGCATCGCACCGGCCTGACCGAACTCGAGGTGGTGCTGGCCGTGGCCCGCCTCGCCAGCTTCCGCGCCGCCTCGCGCGAGCTGGGGATGTCGACCACGGCCGTCAGCGCGGCGGTGGCCGGGCTCGAGGCGCGCCTGAAGGTGCGCCTGTTCAACCGCTCGACGCGCAGCGTGGCGCTGACCGATGCCGGCCAGCGCTACGTGGAGCGCGTCGCGCCGGCGCTGGCCGAGATCCGCCGCGCCGACGAGGAAGCCGGCACCGGGCCCGACGTGCCGAGCGGCACGCTGCGCCTGAACGCCCCGCCCGAAACCGCCACCATGCTGGTGCAGCCGCTGCTGGCCGAGTATCTGCGCCGTTATCCGCAGGTGCGCGTCGACGTGGTCAGCGACCTGCGGCTGATCGATATCGTCGCCGACGGCTTCGACGCGGGAATCCGGCTGGCCGAATCGGTGCCGCAGGACATGATCGCGGTGCCGCTGACCGACGAGATCCGCATGCGGGTGGTCGCCGCGCCCGGCTACCTGGCGCGCCACGGCACGCCGCGCGAGCCGGCCGAGCTGGTCGACCACCAGTTGATCAGCATGCGGCTGGGGCGCGGCATCTATCACTGGGAGCTGGAGCGCGCGGGCCAGAAGTTCGTCGCCAACCTGCCGATGCGGCTGGTGTTCAGCGACTCGCGCGCGATCCGTCAGGCCACCCTGGCCGGGCTCGGACTGGGCTTCCTGAGCGACTGGTTCGTCAGCGAGGATCTCGCGCGCGGCGCGCTGGTGCCGGTGCTGGACGACTGGTGCCAGCCGTTCGGCGGCTTGCGGCTGTATTACCCGGGGCGGCGCTTCGTGCCGGTGCGCTTGAGGGCCCTGATCGAGCTGGTGCAGGAACGGCGCGCGAACGGGCTGCCGGTGTTTTCGGAGAATTGGACGGCCGCGCCTTGGGAGGCGGGTTGA